The region TGAGTCCGATCTGCACAAAGATGTTGTTGTCGCCGCCCGCCAGCCACACGCCGATGATCGCACTCAGCAAACACATCGGCACGATCAGCAGGACGGCCAGCGGCAGCAGCCAGCTGTTGTACTGCGCGGCAAGAATGAGATAGGCGAGCAGCACGCACAGCGGGAAGATGAACAGCGCCGAATCGCCGGCCAGCTTTTGCTGGTAGGTAAGATCCGTCCACTCAAAGCTCATGCCTTCAGGCAGCACCTCTTTGGCAATGCGTTCCATGACCGCCACGGCCTGCCCCGAACTGACGCCTGGCATCGCGCCGCCCGAGATGTCGGCCGAGGGATAGCCATTGTAGTGAACCACGCGGTCCGGACCGGAACTTGGCGTGACGGTGACAAACGACGACAAGGGCAGCATGTCGCCGGCCGCGTTACGCACCTGCAAGCGGCCGATGGCCTCGGCCTGCATGCGATGCTCGGCATCGGCCTGGGCCGTCACCTTGTAGGTCCGGCCAAAGCGGTTGAAGTCGTTGACGTAGAGGGAACCGAGATAGATCTGCAGCGACTCGAACACGTCGGCCAGGCGCACGCCCTGGCTCTTGACCTGGGTACGGTCGATGGCGACCTCGAGCTGCGGGGCATTGACGTCCAGGCTGGTCATGAGTCCGGCCACCTGTCCCGATTCAATCGCTTTGGTCATCAGGATATGCGTCTGCTGCACCAGGGCATCGAGCCCGGCGCTGCCGCGGTCCTCGACCAGCATCTTGAAGCCGCCCGTCGCGCCAAGGCCGGGCACTGGCGGCGGCGGGAACACGCCCAGGAAACCGTCGGGAATACCGGCAAATTTCGCCTGCAGGCGCGCGGCGATCGCGCTCGCCGTGAGATCGGGCGTCGTGCGAGCCTTGAACGGGTCGAGCATGACGAACATGACGGCCGCGTTCGGCACGTTGACGAAGCCGTTGATCGACAAGCCGGGGAAGGCAACGACGCTTTCAACGCCAGGTTCGGCCAGCGCAATCTTCGACATCTGCTTGGCGACCGCGTCGGTACGATCCAGCGATGACGAGTTGGGCAGCTGAGCGATCGCGACCAGATAGTATTTGTCCTGCATCGGCACAAAGCCAGGCGGCACGGCCTTGAAGCCGAAGAAGGTGAGCGCGAGCAGGCCGCCGTACACGAGCAAGGCGACGCCACTGACCCTGACGACTTTGCGCACCGTGTTGCCATACGCATCCGGCGCGCGCTGGAACGGCCGGCCCAGCATCTGCAACAGGTGCGCAGCGCGCCCACGCAGGCTGCGCGGATCATGCACTGCCCCGGCCCCGGCCTTGGCCTTGCCTGGCTTGAGCAGCAGGCCGGCAAGCGCCGGGCTGAGCGTGAGCGAATTGACGGCCGACAATATGGTCGAGATGGCGATCGTCAGCGCGAACTGGCGGTAGAACTCGCCCTGCAAGCCGCTCAGGAAGGCGGTCGGAATGAACACGGCGGCGAGTACCGAGGTGATCGCGATGATGGGACCAGTGACCTCGTCCATGGCACGCCTTGCCGCTTGCCTGGGCTCTTCACCATTTTCGATGTGGCGCTCGACGTTCTCGACCACCACGATGGCGTCATCGACGACGATGCCGATCGACAGCACCAGGCCAAACAGGGACAAGGTATTGAGCGAAAAACCCATCAGGTGCATGACGGCGAAGGTGCCGATCAGCGACACCGGCACCGCCATCAGGGGAATCAGCGAGGCGCGCCAGTTGCGCAGGAACAGCACCACCACGATGACGACGAGAATGATCGCCTCCAGCAAGGTCGTTGCCACCGATTCCAGCGAGGCACGCACAAAGACCGTCGGGTCATAGGCGATGCGCGAACTCAGTCCGGCCGGGAAATTTTCCTCCAGCCGCTGCATGGTGTCGCGTACCGCCTGCGCTACGTCGAGCGCGTTGGCGCCTGGGCTTTGAATGATCTGCAGAGCGACGGCGGGCTCGCCGTCGAGCAGGCTGCGCAGCGCATAGGCGTCGGCGCCCATTTCGATGCGGGCCACGTCGCGCAAACGCGTCACCTGGCCTTCGGCGCCCGTGCGGATGATGATGTCGCCGAACTGTTCCTCGTCGGTCAAGCGTCCGAGCGTGTTGACCGTGACCTGGAAGGCGGCGCTGGAATCGGGCGACTGGCCGACGGAACCGGCGGCCACCTGCACGTTCTGTTCGCGCACGGCGGCAATCACCTCGCCGGCCGTCAGGCCGCGTGCGGCGATCAGGTTCGGATCGAGCCACAGCCGCATGCTGTATTCGCCCGCCCCCCAGACGAGGACGTCGCTGATGCCGGGGATGCGCGACAGCTCGTCGCGCACCTGCAGGTAGGCGTAATTCGAGATGTACAGGGGATCGTAGCGCTTGTCGGGCGACAGCAGGTGCACCACCATCAGGATGTCCGGCGAGGTTTTCTGCGTGACGACACCTTGGCGCTGGACTTCTTCAGGTAAACGCGGCAGCGCGCGCGAGACCCGGTTCTGCACCTGGATCTGCGCCATGTCGGCATTCGTTCCCTGCGCGAAAGTGACGGTCAAGGTCATGCGGCCGTCGGTTGCCGATTGCGACGACATGTACTGCATGCCCTCGACCCCGGTGATGGCCTGCTCAAGCGGCGCCGCCACCGTTTCGGCGATCACCTTGGGATTGGCGCCAGGATAGGCGGCGCTGACCTGCACGGTCGGCGGCGTCACCGCAGGATATTCGCTGAGCGGCATCTGGAAGAAGGCGACGATGCCGGCGAGCACCATCAGGACCGAGAGGACGATGGCAAAGATCGGGCGGTCGATGAAGAAACGTGGGAAGGACATTACGCGGCTCCCGAGGTTTTCGGCACGGCGATGGGCGTGCCGTCGATGCCGGCCGGCTGCGGCGTCACCTGCATGCCCGGGCGCACGAGGCCCTTGACGACGATGCGCTCGCCGGGCTGCAGCCCCTGTTCGATCACGCGCAAACCGTCGACCATCGGGCCAAGCTCGACCGGCCGGAACTCCGTCTTGTCGCCTTTGCCGACCACCAGCACATAGCGGCGCCCCTGGTCCGTGCCTATCGATTGATCGGAAACGAGCACCCTGGCTTGCTGCGCCCCCGTCTCCAGCCTGACCTTGGCAAACAGGCCGGGCGTCAGTTTGCCATCGGGGTTGTCGACCACGGCGCGGACGCGCACCGTTCCCGTCCCGCGATCAGCGGCGTTGGCCAGGAAATCGACACGGCCGGGACGCACATATGTCTTGTCCGTGGCCAGTGCCACCATGACCTTGGCCGCCTGCGCCCCACGCGCAGTGGCGCTGACGCGGCCGGCGGCGAGCGAGCGCAAATAGGTGCGCTCATCGACATCGAAATACACATGCAGGGGATCGACGGAAACGATCGTCGTCAGGGGCGTCACGCCGCTGGCGACGTAGTTGCCCTCGGTGACGAGGACTTGGCCGACTCGTCCGCTGATCGGCGCCGTGACGCGCGTGAAACCGAGCTCCAGTTGCGCGGCGTCGAGCGCGGCCCTGGCGGCGTCGACCTGTGCCTTGCCCGCATGCAGCGCTGCCGTCGCCACGTCGAGACGGTCGCGCGCGACGATCTTCGTGGCGAACAGCTGTTCGGCGCGTGCATGCTCGGTCTGCGCCAGCATCGATGCCGCCTCAGCCTCGCGCAGGCGCGCCGTGGCGGCATGCACCGCCGCCTGGAACACGCGTGGATCGATCACAAAGAGCTTGCTGCCCTTCTCGACAAAGCGGCCTTCCGGAACGCTCACGTCCTGCAGGTAGCCAGCCACCTGCGGGCGCAGTTCAACCCGCTTGACGGCGGTCAGCGAGCCGTTGAACTCGATGTAGGGTGTTGCCTGGCGAACGATCACTTCGGCAACGGGAACGCCGGGCGGCTTGGCCGCAGCGGCAGGCGATGCCGTCTGCTTGCATCCGCTGACGGCAAGCGCGGTGACCAGCACTGCGGGGATCAGGATTATTGGTGTGACTTTCATCATTGTGCCTTTCGCGACTGGAGTCGACATGGTTTTGTTGAGCTGAAACAACTCCCATGACCTTTATCCGACCTGACACACTTGGAAGGTCAAGCTTTTTTAAGTTCGAAAGCTGCGCCAAAAGGAGTTCGCACAACCGCAGTCCCGATATGTCTTGGGCGCGTCGGGTTTGGGAACCCCCTGCCGGCTGAGCGCGATGTGGGATCGGGCCAAGCAGCACATTAGTACGAAGGATGATGTGGTATTGCGTGATATCCAGGCATTGGCGGCCAGGAATGCGGTACGACGCGGCGAGAACCGCAGCGGCATTCAAAAACGCATGGCGCCCATGTCAGGCTGAATCGCCACCAGTTCGCTGATATGTCGACGCGACAACACAAGACGAATTCTGCAAATTACTAACTGGCACGCCAAATGCGAAAGTTGATGCCATTTTAATTTTCACTGTAACTGAAGTGCATTGTAAATTTCTTTGCAACTTACATGCGTGCAACAATGATACATTACTTATAAATTGCCTGGAGCAAGCGGGTAAAGATTCTACAGCTCTGATATCTTCGATACACAGGACGTGTTCGCCAAGACCGCACTCATCCGGAATCAGAGACTCGTCGTGCTTTATCTTACGTTTATTATCGTTTTCGGGATGCCGATGGTAGTCATCCTTTCTTTTTTCTACACGAAGGATGGTATGAAGATCAGCAAGAAATTCAAGTTACGGAAGTCTCAAGCAGAGTTGGACTTTGTCGATATAGATCCCGACCGCGATGTTCCGCTCTACATTGACTCGCAGTTGATCGGTGCTTCCAATCATGCGTTCGCGGACCGCTGCCACAACACTATTTCCAACTTTTTCTCACTCTTTTTAGAGCTGATTCAAGAAGGCGAGCAGGACCGAGCTCGTGAACTTTTTTCATATCTTGCGGAACCCAACGAAACGTGTTTGGGTTCATCCAAGGGGAAGCCAGCAGGACGTGGAGTTGGGGGCAAACAAGCAAGCGACATTTTCGAGAGCATAATGGCGAGTAAGGCTATTGAGACAGGCATCTTGGACCATCTAGAAGATTTTCGGATTTTCGTACACGGCGTTGGACCTGATAAAGCGTCAGACATGACGACGAACATCATCCGCAAGAACCTCATCGAATACACGCAAAACCAGTGTGAATTGCATGACATTCCAATGAACAAAGCCGTGGCTACGAATCCTTGGTGGAATGCTGAGTCTCGTCGTTGGGTGCGCTCTCATGAGACGATGCTGGTCATCAATCAGCAGCCAATTCTCCTTGTGCCGAAAAGTCTCGTCTCCCGAGGTATTGCTTACACACTCGACAGGTATCACCGGCAATTTGTTCTCAATTTTGTCAAAAAGGAGCACCTTGCCTCTAACGGTCCGCACGTGCGTTATCGCGAACCGAAGAAGGGGCAAGAAGTCGGTGACGCGTATGTGACCAAAGGAGACATGGCTAAGTTCGTAGCTCCACCTGAAAAAGACTATGTTGCTGATTTCACTGCAAAGCATCCGGCTCTGTTCAAGGAATTTAAGGACTTCACGGTAAAAAATGCACGGCCATTGACCACGTCCGAAATCAGTTCTACAGCAAACATTGGCGATTTGTGCGCTTTCCTTACTAAGACCCTAGCCGCTACGCCGACTGGCCGAGACGACGCCACGAACTATCATCGTTTGATCATCGGAATCTTGGAGTTGATCTTCCATCCGAGTTTGACTTGCCCAAAGAAAGAAGTGCCAATAAATGATGCGCGAAAGCGTATCGACCTGACCTTTGATAATTCAGCAAAGAGTGGGCCATTTTACGAACTTCATCAGATTAGAAAAGTGTTCTGTCCGTACATCATGATCGAATGTAAGAACTATGGACATGATGTTGCTAACCCGGAACTGGATCAACTATCTGGTCGCTTGACACTAAATCGAGGGAAGTTTGGGATGTTGCTGTGCCGAGACGTGGAGAACTATGGGCGCCTAATTCAACGCTGTCGTGACTACTGGAAGGACAAAGGAGAGGTCATCATTCCAATTTTGGACATAGATCTTGTCGAAATTTTAAAGGTGAAAGCTGGTGCACCTGACAGTCGCCCGGAAGAAATACTTTTGGCTGACAAAATCCGTAGCGTCATGCTGGCATAGACTCCCACGTTCAAGAAAGTAGGGAATCTCTAAATTTATCACCGGCGGGCTGTTGTCGCTTTTCGCGTGATTCGAGCCGTCGAGACATTCCGAAAAGTGACTGGGGCATTCCCTGGACTTGGACAGCATCACCGCTTCAGACGAGCACGCTCCCACGAATTGTTGAAACCCTGATCAATAAGAACCCACAAATTCAGAATAGCCCAAAGGGCGCCTCGCGAACAAGCACGGCATATTTGTATAGCCGCCCTCAACCAGTTACACTTTTTTGGACTAGTCGTGACTTTTGGTGATTTTCCAGAGAGAAAAATTTTGATATAACGTTTTAATGTTGGAGTTCATATCGGAAGTTCTGCACAGACTAGGAGATTCAATGGCGGTAGCTGGCCCAAAGCCTTCCATGAAGGTTTCTCTGTACTTTGGCCTAGGATATGACCAGACTACACTCGATTTCGTCGATGTCCCCATTGGAAATGACCTTGCAGTTTTTGCCGACCCGAGCCGTCTTCGGTCATTGACTTCACCTTGGGCGAGCGAGTGCAATTCACTTCTTCAGCACTTCTTCGAAGTTCTCCTGGAGCACGTTGTCAAAGGAGACGAGTACAATGCAAAAATCTTACTTTCGTATTTGGCAGAGCGGAATGAGTTCCATTTTGGCCTCTCGAAGTCGCTGTCCAACGGCAAGGCATTCGGCAAGAAATATGCAGACCGCATGTGGACAGCACTAACGAAGAGTGCTGCGGCGAAATCTGGTCTACTCACTGACATTGAAGATACGTGCCTGTTCATCGAAGGAGTTGGTCCTGACAGGATTTCTGATGCAGTATGCAATATCTTACGCGGACCGCTAGTTCGCTACACGCAAGATGCGTGCGAGTTCTACGGTATTCCGTTAGTTCCCAACATGAACTCAGGGCCGATTTGGAATCCCGATACCGGTCATTGGGATAACTCCCTAATCTCCCTTCCAGCCACTCCTTTTGGACCGCTTATTCTGGTTCCCAAGCTCATTGTTCGACATAAGCTAATTTACGATTATTCAACCTACTTCACTCATCATCTCCTTCCTGCAATGCAGGAGCACGAAAAAGCTATGAACACCGGACTAGTGCACACGCTTCGCGACGGGCGCAAGCGGGTCACAAAGAAAAGCCTAAAGGAAAAATACGGTGCGGACAAGTTAGTTATCGTCGAGCAGACGCTGAGGCATCCCAATGCGCTAGAAGAATATAGAGAATCTGCTGTTAGGAACTCCAGGCCAATATCGCACGAACGACTTGCCGACATTGAGAATATTGCTCCGCCGAACCTACGTGGATTACTAAATGATGTAACGATCATTGCGCCAGGCAAGGCCAGCGCAACCGCGTACGAAAAAGCCGTCGAAAAATTACTGACCGCCCTTTTCTACCCGTCGCTTTCGCATCCTACCCGTCAGTTTCGGATGCATGAGGGACGGAAGATAGTTGATATCAAGTTTGTGAACGACCCGCAAGGCGGTTTTTTCCACTGGCTCGGTATGCACTATCCTGCCTCCCACATATGGGTCGAATGCAAGAACTACTCGGACGACCTTTCAAACCCAGAATTTGATCAACTAGCCGGGCGTTTCTCGCCGTCAAAAGGACAGTTTGGACTACTCGTGTGTCGATCACTCGAGAACCCGCTCGCAGCATTAAAACGATCGCAAGATACTGCACGTGATCGACGTGGCTATATCTTGGTCCTGACCGATTCCGAATTATCTGAACTCGTTAGTGACTACATTGAGAATCAGGGCGGGAGCCAGTATCCGCTGCTGCGCACGAAATTCAATGAGCTGATCATGTGAGCGGTGCTGCAGATTTGCTAGGAAAAAAATCCAGATTTTCGCTCGACAACCTAAGCGAGCAATCGCTGCCAATGCCGCTAAACGCTGGATGAAATCCAGGATTTTTCAGCCCGCTGGTTATGAACTTATAATCACGACCGACCCCATATGGTATTTGGCGGCATAATCCAAAAATAGACACACGCCCTGGCCGTTGAACCTCTACTTGTAGATTGCTCTAAAAATGGGGGATTAGCACGCAATCTACGAAGAAATCGTCAGCAGGGATAACCTGTTTAACCAATACCAAATGATTGCAAACAAGCCCATGTTTTCGTAGGGATAAATGCAGGGGTAAAACCTCACACCCAAGAAAAAGGCCACTCCGAAGAGTGGCCTAGTCCTTGAATCTAATGGTCGGGGCGAGAAGATTCGAACTTCCGACCCCATGCACCCCATGCATGTACGCTACCAGGCTGCGCTACGCCCCGACGAGGTGGGAATTATAGCAGAGGCTTTTAGGTTTTTGCCATGCTTTGCGCATGATTCATATCGAACTGCGCAAACTTTTTTGCATGGCACGTCCAGGCGCCCTATTCGTTCAGCAGCAGCGCCGTCAGGACGATGCGGAAACCGGCGATCAGGGGTTCGACCTTCATGTCGGGATTGTGCACCGCCCGCACGGGCAAGCCCTGGTACATGGCGATCATGGTGTTGAGCCGCCCTTCCAGCATCTCTTCGTCCGCCGGCAAGCCGCGCTTGATGCGCGCATCCCGTATGATGGAGAGAAACAGCTTGCGCGAGCGCACGTCCGCGCAATGCAGCATTTCAGCAATCACGGGATTGCGCGATGCTTCGGCAAAAATCTCCAGCGGCATCACCCACGTTTTCGGGTCCAGGCTTTCCAGCACATGCTCGCCAGCATTGTCGATCACGGCCTGCAGCGGATCTTCGCGCTGCGCCAGATCCTGCATCAGGTTGGTAACACGCTCCATATTCTTCAGGACGAAGGCGGCGATGATCGCATCCTTGCTGTCAAAATAATTATAGATGTGGCCCGCGCTCATGCCGGCCGCCTTCGAGATCTCGGCCATGCTGGCGCCGTGGAAGCCGCGGCGGCTGAAACAGCTTTCGGCCGCATCGAGCACCTGCTTGCGCCGCGTGTTGGCGCGCTCGGGATCCGGATGCTTCTTTTCAACTTGGTTCATGATTTTCCAGTAGCGCGCCGGCCCTGCCCCTGCGGACAAGGGCAAGGCCGGCGTCGGCGTCCCCGTGATTATTGGGCGCCGCCAGCCGCCGCGACGGCTGTCTGCTCAGGCTGCCAACCGCCGCCCAGTACCTTGTACAAGGTCACCAGGTTGGTCGATTTGGCCAGGCGCGCCGTGATCAGGCTTTGCTGCGCCGTGTACAGCGCGCGCTGGGCCACCAGGGCGTTCAGGTAGGACTCGGCGCCCTGCTTGTAACGCGCGTCGTGGATGGTGTAGCTCTTCGTCGACGCCTCGACCAGCGAAACCTGCGACTGCAGGCGCTCGTCGATGGTGCCGCGCTGGGCCAGCGCATCGGACACTTCACGGAAGGCGATCTGGATCGCCTTTTCGTATTGCGCCACGGAGATTTCACGCTGCACCTTGGCGATATCGAGGTTGGCGCGGTTCACGCCGCCATCGAAGATCGGCAAGCTGATCTGTGGCAAGAAACTCCACGTGCCGCTGCCCGCCTTGAACAGGCCGGACAGATTGTCGCTGACCGAACCCGCCGTCGCCGTCAGCGAAATGCGCGGGAAGAAGGCCGCGCGCGCCGCGCCGATGTTGGCATTGGCCGCGCGCAAGGTGCGCTCGGCCGCCAGCACGTCGGGACGGCGTTGCAGCACGTCCGACGGTACGCCGGACGGAATGTCCGCCAGCGCCGTCACGGCGCCGAACTCGGCTGGCGGCAGCAGGTCGGCCGGCACAGGGCCGCCCACCAGCAGGACCAGCGCGTTCTGGTCGAGCGCAACCTGGCTCGTGTAGACGGCCACGTCGGAACGGGCCGACTCGACGCTGGTCTGGGCATCGTACTTATCCAGGCCGGAAGTCGCACCGGCACTGAAGCGGCGCACGGCCAGGTCATACGACGACTGCTGGCTCTTCAAGGTATCTTGCGCCACGCGCAGGCGCTGCTGGTCAGCCACCAGGTTCAGATAGGTGCTGGCCACTTCGGCCACCAGGCTGATCTGCTGTGCACGGCGCGCTTCTTCCGTGCCCAGGTATTGCTCCAGCGCGCTGTCGGACAGGCTGCGCACGCGGCCGAAGAAGTCCAGCTCGTAGGCCGACACGCCCAGGTTCGCCGTGTACTGGCGATTGATGGACGCTTCGCCCGTGGCGCTCTGGTTTTTCGAGATGCGCGTGGCCGACTGGCCACCGGACGCCGACAGGGTCGGGATCAGCGCGGCGCGTTCGATGCCGTAGGTGGCGCGCGCCTTCTCGATGTTCAGGATCGAGACGCGCAGGTCGCGGTTGTTGGCCAGCGCCAGTTCCAGTACCTGGCGCAAACGCGCATCGGCAAAGAACTCGCGCCAGGCGATGTCCGCCACCGGCTTGGCGTCGGCGGCGGCCGTGTCGGCCTTGTAGGAAGGACCGGTCGGCCACGCCGTGGGCGCCGGCGCAGCCGGACGCTCGTACGTGGGAGCCAGGCTGCAACCGGCCAGCAAGGCCAGTGCCGCCATGGAGAGTAGCGTTTTTTTCATATTAATGCGCATCCTTAGAAAGCGTGACGGCTGGCGAACCAGGCGTCGCCGGCGTGGCGGGCGCGTCCGGCTTCGAGAAGAAGCCGCGCACCAGCACGAAGAACACCGGCACGAAGAAGATACCGAGGAACGTGGCCGTCAACATGCCGCCCAGCACGCCGATACCGATGGCGTTCTGGCTGCCGGAACCGGCGCCGCTGGAAATGGCCAGTGGCAACACGCCCAGACCGAAGGCAATCGAGG is a window of Janthinobacterium rivuli DNA encoding:
- a CDS encoding efflux RND transporter permease subunit, whose product is MSFPRFFIDRPIFAIVLSVLMVLAGIVAFFQMPLSEYPAVTPPTVQVSAAYPGANPKVIAETVAAPLEQAITGVEGMQYMSSQSATDGRMTLTVTFAQGTNADMAQIQVQNRVSRALPRLPEEVQRQGVVTQKTSPDILMVVHLLSPDKRYDPLYISNYAYLQVRDELSRIPGISDVLVWGAGEYSMRLWLDPNLIAARGLTAGEVIAAVREQNVQVAAGSVGQSPDSSAAFQVTVNTLGRLTDEEQFGDIIIRTGAEGQVTRLRDVARIEMGADAYALRSLLDGEPAVALQIIQSPGANALDVAQAVRDTMQRLEENFPAGLSSRIAYDPTVFVRASLESVATTLLEAIILVVIVVVLFLRNWRASLIPLMAVPVSLIGTFAVMHLMGFSLNTLSLFGLVLSIGIVVDDAIVVVENVERHIENGEEPRQAARRAMDEVTGPIIAITSVLAAVFIPTAFLSGLQGEFYRQFALTIAISTILSAVNSLTLSPALAGLLLKPGKAKAGAGAVHDPRSLRGRAAHLLQMLGRPFQRAPDAYGNTVRKVVRVSGVALLVYGGLLALTFFGFKAVPPGFVPMQDKYYLVAIAQLPNSSSLDRTDAVAKQMSKIALAEPGVESVVAFPGLSINGFVNVPNAAVMFVMLDPFKARTTPDLTASAIAARLQAKFAGIPDGFLGVFPPPPVPGLGATGGFKMLVEDRGSAGLDALVQQTHILMTKAIESGQVAGLMTSLDVNAPQLEVAIDRTQVKSQGVRLADVFESLQIYLGSLYVNDFNRFGRTYKVTAQADAEHRMQAEAIGRLQVRNAAGDMLPLSSFVTVTPSSGPDRVVHYNGYPSADISGGAMPGVSSGQAVAVMERIAKEVLPEGMSFEWTDLTYQQKLAGDSALFIFPLCVLLAYLILAAQYNSWLLPLAVLLIVPMCLLSAIIGVWLAGGDNNIFVQIGLIVLVGLAAKNAILIVEFARSLEMEGSSALDAVIEACRLRLRPILMTSLAFIAGVVPLVFASGAGSEMRQAMGIAVFAGMLGVTLFGLFLTPVFYVVMRALAARFERHMPTPKTSMNRSTT
- a CDS encoding efflux RND transporter periplasmic adaptor subunit, yielding MMKVTPIILIPAVLVTALAVSGCKQTASPAAAAKPPGVPVAEVIVRQATPYIEFNGSLTAVKRVELRPQVAGYLQDVSVPEGRFVEKGSKLFVIDPRVFQAAVHAATARLREAEAASMLAQTEHARAEQLFATKIVARDRLDVATAALHAGKAQVDAARAALDAAQLELGFTRVTAPISGRVGQVLVTEGNYVASGVTPLTTIVSVDPLHVYFDVDERTYLRSLAAGRVSATARGAQAAKVMVALATDKTYVRPGRVDFLANAADRGTGTVRVRAVVDNPDGKLTPGLFAKVRLETGAQQARVLVSDQSIGTDQGRRYVLVVGKGDKTEFRPVELGPMVDGLRVIEQGLQPGERIVVKGLVRPGMQVTPQPAGIDGTPIAVPKTSGAA
- a CDS encoding TetR/AcrR family transcriptional regulator: MNQVEKKHPDPERANTRRKQVLDAAESCFSRRGFHGASMAEISKAAGMSAGHIYNYFDSKDAIIAAFVLKNMERVTNLMQDLAQREDPLQAVIDNAGEHVLESLDPKTWVMPLEIFAEASRNPVIAEMLHCADVRSRKLFLSIIRDARIKRGLPADEEMLEGRLNTMIAMYQGLPVRAVHNPDMKVEPLIAGFRIVLTALLLNE
- the adeC gene encoding AdeC/AdeK/OprM family multidrug efflux complex outer membrane factor, with amino-acid sequence MKKTLLSMAALALLAGCSLAPTYERPAAPAPTAWPTGPSYKADTAAADAKPVADIAWREFFADARLRQVLELALANNRDLRVSILNIEKARATYGIERAALIPTLSASGGQSATRISKNQSATGEASINRQYTANLGVSAYELDFFGRVRSLSDSALEQYLGTEEARRAQQISLVAEVASTYLNLVADQQRLRVAQDTLKSQQSSYDLAVRRFSAGATSGLDKYDAQTSVESARSDVAVYTSQVALDQNALVLLVGGPVPADLLPPAEFGAVTALADIPSGVPSDVLQRRPDVLAAERTLRAANANIGAARAAFFPRISLTATAGSVSDNLSGLFKAGSGTWSFLPQISLPIFDGGVNRANLDIAKVQREISVAQYEKAIQIAFREVSDALAQRGTIDERLQSQVSLVEASTKSYTIHDARYKQGAESYLNALVAQRALYTAQQSLITARLAKSTNLVTLYKVLGGGWQPEQTAVAAAGGAQ